In the Lepidochelys kempii isolate rLepKem1 chromosome 3, rLepKem1.hap2, whole genome shotgun sequence genome, one interval contains:
- the MTO1 gene encoding protein MTO1 homolog, mitochondrial isoform X2, whose amino-acid sequence MFLLRRRALPPAPLPWRRRARSDGTAPRWDVVVIGGGHAGTEAAAAAARSGVRTLLVTHKADTIGQMSCNPSFGGIGKGHLMREVDALDGLCARICDQSGVHYKVLNRCKGPAVWGLRAQIDRKLYKENMQKEILNTPLLTVHEASVEDLLLMEPEPDRPGKCQVSGVILGDGSRVHAGSVILTTGTFLRGVVFIGLKTHPAGRLGDQPSIGLAQTLEKLGFAVGRLKTGTPPRLAKDSIDFSVLERHMADNPPMPFSFLSEAVWIKPEDQLSCYRTLTNAKVEQIIHDSLHLNNHVRETTRGPRYCPSLESKVLRFPNRIHQLWLEPEGLDSNVIYPQGMSMTLPPELQEQVIACIHGLEKAKMVQPGQINGTTGYEEAAAQGVIAGINAGLRVGGKPPFIISRTEGYIGVLIDDLTTLGTNEPYRMFTSRVEFRMSLRPDNADSRLTLRGFEEAGCVSQQRYAQASQMKAAIEEAIAVLKSLQFTATKWSRLVPEAPISTNRSSLASALDILQYPEVTMELLARAIPEPLRKFAECRELAERLKIEAVYEWHVASQQQEIEEVRRDEALQLPEDLDYFAIDASLSQEVREKLDSNRPQTIGAVSRIPGITPAAIVNLLRFVKTNRQRTEHIEHSRTGRPLPEGNMLGKSKFQNSSLSCAS is encoded by the exons ATGTTCCTGCTCCGCCGCCGCGCGCTGCCGCCCGCCCCGCTGCCCTGGCGCCGCCGCGCGCGGAGCGACGGCACCGCGCCTCGCTGGGATGTCGTCGTTATCGGCGGGGGCCATGCCGGGacggaggcggcggcggcggcggctcggaGCGGGGTCCGGACGCTGCTCGTCACGCACAAGGCCGACACCATCG GGCAAATGTCATGTAACCCTTCCTTCGGTGGCATTGGAAAGGGGCATCTCATGAGGGAGGTAGATGCCCTAGACGGGCTGTGTGCTCGGATCTGTGATCAGTCTGGAGTTCATTACAAGGTGCTAAACCGGTGTAAGGGGCCTGCTGTGTGGGGTCTCCGAGCCCAGATTGATAGGAAACTCTATAAAGAAAACATGCAG AAAGAAATCCTTAACACTCCACTGCTGACTGTTCATGAGGCATCCGTGGAGGATCTTCTCCTGATGGAACCAGAGCCAGACCGTCCTGGGAAATGCCAAGTCAGTGGGGTCATTCTAG GGGATGGAAGCAGAGTCCACGCTGGGAGTGTCATCTTGACTACAGGCACGTTTCTGAGGGGGGTGGTCTTCATCGGATTAAAGACGCATCCCGCTGGGCGATTAGGGGATCAGCCCTCCATTGGGCTGGCTCAGACCTTGGAGAAACTGGGATTTGCTGTGGGGAGGCTGAAGACTGGGACCCCACCTCGACTGGCCAAagactctattgacttcagcgtTCTGGAGAGGCACATGGCTGACAACCCTCCTATGCCATTCAGCTTCCTCAGTGAGGCTGTGTGGATCAAG CCAGAAGATCAGCTCTCATGCTACCGGACTCTCACCAATGCCAAAGTGGAGCAAATCATCCACGATAGCCTTCACCTGAACAACCATGTACGGGAGACAACAAGAGGGCCCCG ATACTGTCCCTCGCTTGAATCCAAAGTTCTGCGCTTTCCAAACCGCATTCATcagctgtggctggagcctgAGGGTCTGGATTCCAATGTCATCTACCCCCAAGGGATGTCAATGACTCTGCCGCCGGAGCTCCAGGAGCAGGTGATTGCGTGCATCCATGGCTTGGAGAAAGCCAAGATGGTGCAGCCAG GACAGATAAATGGCACCACGGGCTATGAAGAAGCTGCAGCCCAG GGAGTGATTGCTGGGATCAACGCTGGCCTGCGTGTCGGTGGCAAGCCCCCTTTTATCATTAGCCGCACAGAGGGCTACATCGGAGTCTTGATTGATGACCTCACCACCCTAGGCACCAATGAACCATACCGCATGTTCACCAGCCGAGTGGAATTCCGCATGTCTCTGCGGCCCGATAACGCAGACAGCAGGCTCACCCTCCGAG GTTTTGAGGAAGCTGGCTGTGTGTCCCAACAGCGATATGCACAAGCATCTCAGATGAAGGCTGCTATAGAGGAGGCAATAGCAGTGCTAAAATCTCTTCAGTTCACTGCCACCAAGTGGTCGAGGCTGGTTCCAGAGGCTCCCATAAGCACCAATCGAAGCTCACTTGCCAG TGCCCTGGACATCCTTCAATATCCAGAGGTCACCATGGAACTTTTGGCAAGAGCTATCCCAGAGCCCCTGAGAAAGTTTGCTGAATGCAGAGAACTGGCAGAGAGGCTGAAAATAGAAG CGGTTTATGAGTGGCATGtagccagccagcagcaggaaataGAGGAAGTACGTCGAGATGAAGCTCTCCAGCTGCCGGAGGACCTAGATTACTTTGCCATTGATGCATCGTTGTCCCAGGAAGTGCGAGAGAAACTAGACTCCAACCGCCCCCAGACG ATCGGAGCAGTCAGCCGCATTCCTGGGATTACACCAGCCGCCATTGTTAACCTGCTGAGATTTGTGAAGACCAATCGGCAAAGGACAGAGCACATAGAGCACTCTAGGACTGGCAGACCCTTACCAGAGGGAAATATGCTTGGGAAGAGTAAATTTCAGAACTCAAGCTTGAGCTGTGCTTCATGA
- the MTO1 gene encoding protein MTO1 homolog, mitochondrial isoform X1 — MFLLRRRALPPAPLPWRRRARSDGTAPRWDVVVIGGGHAGTEAAAAAARSGVRTLLVTHKADTIGQMSCNPSFGGIGKGHLMREVDALDGLCARICDQSGVHYKVLNRCKGPAVWGLRAQIDRKLYKENMQKEILNTPLLTVHEASVEDLLLMEPEPDRPGKCQVSGVILGDGSRVHAGSVILTTGTFLRGVVFIGLKTHPAGRLGDQPSIGLAQTLEKLGFAVGRLKTGTPPRLAKDSIDFSVLERHMADNPPMPFSFLSEAVWIKPEDQLSCYRTLTNAKVEQIIHDSLHLNNHVRETTRGPRYCPSLESKVLRFPNRIHQLWLEPEGLDSNVIYPQGMSMTLPPELQEQVIACIHGLEKAKMVQPGYGVQYDFLDPRQLSASLESRLVQRLFFAGQINGTTGYEEAAAQGVIAGINAGLRVGGKPPFIISRTEGYIGVLIDDLTTLGTNEPYRMFTSRVEFRMSLRPDNADSRLTLRGFEEAGCVSQQRYAQASQMKAAIEEAIAVLKSLQFTATKWSRLVPEAPISTNRSSLASALDILQYPEVTMELLARAIPEPLRKFAECRELAERLKIEAVYEWHVASQQQEIEEVRRDEALQLPEDLDYFAIDASLSQEVREKLDSNRPQTIGAVSRIPGITPAAIVNLLRFVKTNRQRTEHIEHSRTGRPLPEGNMLGKSKFQNSSLSCAS, encoded by the exons ATGTTCCTGCTCCGCCGCCGCGCGCTGCCGCCCGCCCCGCTGCCCTGGCGCCGCCGCGCGCGGAGCGACGGCACCGCGCCTCGCTGGGATGTCGTCGTTATCGGCGGGGGCCATGCCGGGacggaggcggcggcggcggcggctcggaGCGGGGTCCGGACGCTGCTCGTCACGCACAAGGCCGACACCATCG GGCAAATGTCATGTAACCCTTCCTTCGGTGGCATTGGAAAGGGGCATCTCATGAGGGAGGTAGATGCCCTAGACGGGCTGTGTGCTCGGATCTGTGATCAGTCTGGAGTTCATTACAAGGTGCTAAACCGGTGTAAGGGGCCTGCTGTGTGGGGTCTCCGAGCCCAGATTGATAGGAAACTCTATAAAGAAAACATGCAG AAAGAAATCCTTAACACTCCACTGCTGACTGTTCATGAGGCATCCGTGGAGGATCTTCTCCTGATGGAACCAGAGCCAGACCGTCCTGGGAAATGCCAAGTCAGTGGGGTCATTCTAG GGGATGGAAGCAGAGTCCACGCTGGGAGTGTCATCTTGACTACAGGCACGTTTCTGAGGGGGGTGGTCTTCATCGGATTAAAGACGCATCCCGCTGGGCGATTAGGGGATCAGCCCTCCATTGGGCTGGCTCAGACCTTGGAGAAACTGGGATTTGCTGTGGGGAGGCTGAAGACTGGGACCCCACCTCGACTGGCCAAagactctattgacttcagcgtTCTGGAGAGGCACATGGCTGACAACCCTCCTATGCCATTCAGCTTCCTCAGTGAGGCTGTGTGGATCAAG CCAGAAGATCAGCTCTCATGCTACCGGACTCTCACCAATGCCAAAGTGGAGCAAATCATCCACGATAGCCTTCACCTGAACAACCATGTACGGGAGACAACAAGAGGGCCCCG ATACTGTCCCTCGCTTGAATCCAAAGTTCTGCGCTTTCCAAACCGCATTCATcagctgtggctggagcctgAGGGTCTGGATTCCAATGTCATCTACCCCCAAGGGATGTCAATGACTCTGCCGCCGGAGCTCCAGGAGCAGGTGATTGCGTGCATCCATGGCTTGGAGAAAGCCAAGATGGTGCAGCCAG GCTATGGGGTTCAGTATGACTTTCTGGACCCCCGTCAGCTCAGTGCTTCCCTTGAGTCTCGTCTTGTTCAGCGACTCTTCTTTGCAGGACAGATAAATGGCACCACGGGCTATGAAGAAGCTGCAGCCCAG GGAGTGATTGCTGGGATCAACGCTGGCCTGCGTGTCGGTGGCAAGCCCCCTTTTATCATTAGCCGCACAGAGGGCTACATCGGAGTCTTGATTGATGACCTCACCACCCTAGGCACCAATGAACCATACCGCATGTTCACCAGCCGAGTGGAATTCCGCATGTCTCTGCGGCCCGATAACGCAGACAGCAGGCTCACCCTCCGAG GTTTTGAGGAAGCTGGCTGTGTGTCCCAACAGCGATATGCACAAGCATCTCAGATGAAGGCTGCTATAGAGGAGGCAATAGCAGTGCTAAAATCTCTTCAGTTCACTGCCACCAAGTGGTCGAGGCTGGTTCCAGAGGCTCCCATAAGCACCAATCGAAGCTCACTTGCCAG TGCCCTGGACATCCTTCAATATCCAGAGGTCACCATGGAACTTTTGGCAAGAGCTATCCCAGAGCCCCTGAGAAAGTTTGCTGAATGCAGAGAACTGGCAGAGAGGCTGAAAATAGAAG CGGTTTATGAGTGGCATGtagccagccagcagcaggaaataGAGGAAGTACGTCGAGATGAAGCTCTCCAGCTGCCGGAGGACCTAGATTACTTTGCCATTGATGCATCGTTGTCCCAGGAAGTGCGAGAGAAACTAGACTCCAACCGCCCCCAGACG ATCGGAGCAGTCAGCCGCATTCCTGGGATTACACCAGCCGCCATTGTTAACCTGCTGAGATTTGTGAAGACCAATCGGCAAAGGACAGAGCACATAGAGCACTCTAGGACTGGCAGACCCTTACCAGAGGGAAATATGCTTGGGAAGAGTAAATTTCAGAACTCAAGCTTGAGCTGTGCTTCATGA
- the MTO1 gene encoding protein MTO1 homolog, mitochondrial isoform X4, which yields MSSLSAGAMPGRRRRRRRLGAGSGRCSSRTRPTPSKEILNTPLLTVHEASVEDLLLMEPEPDRPGKCQVSGVILGDGSRVHAGSVILTTGTFLRGVVFIGLKTHPAGRLGDQPSIGLAQTLEKLGFAVGRLKTGTPPRLAKDSIDFSVLERHMADNPPMPFSFLSEAVWIKPEDQLSCYRTLTNAKVEQIIHDSLHLNNHVRETTRGPRYCPSLESKVLRFPNRIHQLWLEPEGLDSNVIYPQGMSMTLPPELQEQVIACIHGLEKAKMVQPGYGVQYDFLDPRQLSASLESRLVQRLFFAGQINGTTGYEEAAAQGVIAGINAGLRVGGKPPFIISRTEGYIGVLIDDLTTLGTNEPYRMFTSRVEFRMSLRPDNADSRLTLRGFEEAGCVSQQRYAQASQMKAAIEEAIAVLKSLQFTATKWSRLVPEAPISTNRSSLASALDILQYPEVTMELLARAIPEPLRKFAECRELAERLKIEAVYEWHVASQQQEIEEVRRDEALQLPEDLDYFAIDASLSQEVREKLDSNRPQTIGAVSRIPGITPAAIVNLLRFVKTNRQRTEHIEHSRTGRPLPEGNMLGKSKFQNSSLSCAS from the exons ATGTCGTCGTTATCGGCGGGGGCCATGCCGGGacggaggcggcggcggcggcggctcggaGCGGGGTCCGGACGCTGCTCGTCACGCACAAGGCCGACACCATCG AAAGAAATCCTTAACACTCCACTGCTGACTGTTCATGAGGCATCCGTGGAGGATCTTCTCCTGATGGAACCAGAGCCAGACCGTCCTGGGAAATGCCAAGTCAGTGGGGTCATTCTAG GGGATGGAAGCAGAGTCCACGCTGGGAGTGTCATCTTGACTACAGGCACGTTTCTGAGGGGGGTGGTCTTCATCGGATTAAAGACGCATCCCGCTGGGCGATTAGGGGATCAGCCCTCCATTGGGCTGGCTCAGACCTTGGAGAAACTGGGATTTGCTGTGGGGAGGCTGAAGACTGGGACCCCACCTCGACTGGCCAAagactctattgacttcagcgtTCTGGAGAGGCACATGGCTGACAACCCTCCTATGCCATTCAGCTTCCTCAGTGAGGCTGTGTGGATCAAG CCAGAAGATCAGCTCTCATGCTACCGGACTCTCACCAATGCCAAAGTGGAGCAAATCATCCACGATAGCCTTCACCTGAACAACCATGTACGGGAGACAACAAGAGGGCCCCG ATACTGTCCCTCGCTTGAATCCAAAGTTCTGCGCTTTCCAAACCGCATTCATcagctgtggctggagcctgAGGGTCTGGATTCCAATGTCATCTACCCCCAAGGGATGTCAATGACTCTGCCGCCGGAGCTCCAGGAGCAGGTGATTGCGTGCATCCATGGCTTGGAGAAAGCCAAGATGGTGCAGCCAG GCTATGGGGTTCAGTATGACTTTCTGGACCCCCGTCAGCTCAGTGCTTCCCTTGAGTCTCGTCTTGTTCAGCGACTCTTCTTTGCAGGACAGATAAATGGCACCACGGGCTATGAAGAAGCTGCAGCCCAG GGAGTGATTGCTGGGATCAACGCTGGCCTGCGTGTCGGTGGCAAGCCCCCTTTTATCATTAGCCGCACAGAGGGCTACATCGGAGTCTTGATTGATGACCTCACCACCCTAGGCACCAATGAACCATACCGCATGTTCACCAGCCGAGTGGAATTCCGCATGTCTCTGCGGCCCGATAACGCAGACAGCAGGCTCACCCTCCGAG GTTTTGAGGAAGCTGGCTGTGTGTCCCAACAGCGATATGCACAAGCATCTCAGATGAAGGCTGCTATAGAGGAGGCAATAGCAGTGCTAAAATCTCTTCAGTTCACTGCCACCAAGTGGTCGAGGCTGGTTCCAGAGGCTCCCATAAGCACCAATCGAAGCTCACTTGCCAG TGCCCTGGACATCCTTCAATATCCAGAGGTCACCATGGAACTTTTGGCAAGAGCTATCCCAGAGCCCCTGAGAAAGTTTGCTGAATGCAGAGAACTGGCAGAGAGGCTGAAAATAGAAG CGGTTTATGAGTGGCATGtagccagccagcagcaggaaataGAGGAAGTACGTCGAGATGAAGCTCTCCAGCTGCCGGAGGACCTAGATTACTTTGCCATTGATGCATCGTTGTCCCAGGAAGTGCGAGAGAAACTAGACTCCAACCGCCCCCAGACG ATCGGAGCAGTCAGCCGCATTCCTGGGATTACACCAGCCGCCATTGTTAACCTGCTGAGATTTGTGAAGACCAATCGGCAAAGGACAGAGCACATAGAGCACTCTAGGACTGGCAGACCCTTACCAGAGGGAAATATGCTTGGGAAGAGTAAATTTCAGAACTCAAGCTTGAGCTGTGCTTCATGA
- the MTO1 gene encoding protein MTO1 homolog, mitochondrial isoform X3, which yields MSCNPSFGGIGKGHLMREVDALDGLCARICDQSGVHYKVLNRCKGPAVWGLRAQIDRKLYKENMQKEILNTPLLTVHEASVEDLLLMEPEPDRPGKCQVSGVILGDGSRVHAGSVILTTGTFLRGVVFIGLKTHPAGRLGDQPSIGLAQTLEKLGFAVGRLKTGTPPRLAKDSIDFSVLERHMADNPPMPFSFLSEAVWIKPEDQLSCYRTLTNAKVEQIIHDSLHLNNHVRETTRGPRYCPSLESKVLRFPNRIHQLWLEPEGLDSNVIYPQGMSMTLPPELQEQVIACIHGLEKAKMVQPGYGVQYDFLDPRQLSASLESRLVQRLFFAGQINGTTGYEEAAAQGVIAGINAGLRVGGKPPFIISRTEGYIGVLIDDLTTLGTNEPYRMFTSRVEFRMSLRPDNADSRLTLRGFEEAGCVSQQRYAQASQMKAAIEEAIAVLKSLQFTATKWSRLVPEAPISTNRSSLASALDILQYPEVTMELLARAIPEPLRKFAECRELAERLKIEAVYEWHVASQQQEIEEVRRDEALQLPEDLDYFAIDASLSQEVREKLDSNRPQTIGAVSRIPGITPAAIVNLLRFVKTNRQRTEHIEHSRTGRPLPEGNMLGKSKFQNSSLSCAS from the exons ATGTCATGTAACCCTTCCTTCGGTGGCATTGGAAAGGGGCATCTCATGAGGGAGGTAGATGCCCTAGACGGGCTGTGTGCTCGGATCTGTGATCAGTCTGGAGTTCATTACAAGGTGCTAAACCGGTGTAAGGGGCCTGCTGTGTGGGGTCTCCGAGCCCAGATTGATAGGAAACTCTATAAAGAAAACATGCAG AAAGAAATCCTTAACACTCCACTGCTGACTGTTCATGAGGCATCCGTGGAGGATCTTCTCCTGATGGAACCAGAGCCAGACCGTCCTGGGAAATGCCAAGTCAGTGGGGTCATTCTAG GGGATGGAAGCAGAGTCCACGCTGGGAGTGTCATCTTGACTACAGGCACGTTTCTGAGGGGGGTGGTCTTCATCGGATTAAAGACGCATCCCGCTGGGCGATTAGGGGATCAGCCCTCCATTGGGCTGGCTCAGACCTTGGAGAAACTGGGATTTGCTGTGGGGAGGCTGAAGACTGGGACCCCACCTCGACTGGCCAAagactctattgacttcagcgtTCTGGAGAGGCACATGGCTGACAACCCTCCTATGCCATTCAGCTTCCTCAGTGAGGCTGTGTGGATCAAG CCAGAAGATCAGCTCTCATGCTACCGGACTCTCACCAATGCCAAAGTGGAGCAAATCATCCACGATAGCCTTCACCTGAACAACCATGTACGGGAGACAACAAGAGGGCCCCG ATACTGTCCCTCGCTTGAATCCAAAGTTCTGCGCTTTCCAAACCGCATTCATcagctgtggctggagcctgAGGGTCTGGATTCCAATGTCATCTACCCCCAAGGGATGTCAATGACTCTGCCGCCGGAGCTCCAGGAGCAGGTGATTGCGTGCATCCATGGCTTGGAGAAAGCCAAGATGGTGCAGCCAG GCTATGGGGTTCAGTATGACTTTCTGGACCCCCGTCAGCTCAGTGCTTCCCTTGAGTCTCGTCTTGTTCAGCGACTCTTCTTTGCAGGACAGATAAATGGCACCACGGGCTATGAAGAAGCTGCAGCCCAG GGAGTGATTGCTGGGATCAACGCTGGCCTGCGTGTCGGTGGCAAGCCCCCTTTTATCATTAGCCGCACAGAGGGCTACATCGGAGTCTTGATTGATGACCTCACCACCCTAGGCACCAATGAACCATACCGCATGTTCACCAGCCGAGTGGAATTCCGCATGTCTCTGCGGCCCGATAACGCAGACAGCAGGCTCACCCTCCGAG GTTTTGAGGAAGCTGGCTGTGTGTCCCAACAGCGATATGCACAAGCATCTCAGATGAAGGCTGCTATAGAGGAGGCAATAGCAGTGCTAAAATCTCTTCAGTTCACTGCCACCAAGTGGTCGAGGCTGGTTCCAGAGGCTCCCATAAGCACCAATCGAAGCTCACTTGCCAG TGCCCTGGACATCCTTCAATATCCAGAGGTCACCATGGAACTTTTGGCAAGAGCTATCCCAGAGCCCCTGAGAAAGTTTGCTGAATGCAGAGAACTGGCAGAGAGGCTGAAAATAGAAG CGGTTTATGAGTGGCATGtagccagccagcagcaggaaataGAGGAAGTACGTCGAGATGAAGCTCTCCAGCTGCCGGAGGACCTAGATTACTTTGCCATTGATGCATCGTTGTCCCAGGAAGTGCGAGAGAAACTAGACTCCAACCGCCCCCAGACG ATCGGAGCAGTCAGCCGCATTCCTGGGATTACACCAGCCGCCATTGTTAACCTGCTGAGATTTGTGAAGACCAATCGGCAAAGGACAGAGCACATAGAGCACTCTAGGACTGGCAGACCCTTACCAGAGGGAAATATGCTTGGGAAGAGTAAATTTCAGAACTCAAGCTTGAGCTGTGCTTCATGA